A single window of Terriglobales bacterium DNA harbors:
- a CDS encoding carbon-nitrogen hydrolase family protein — protein sequence MRPSQKVLGGRELVKVAVVQTPPVYLDRERSVERACQKIAEAARQGAELIVFTETWLAGYPYWGEGWESNLREWVPVRVRFYDNALLIPSEDTERLGAAAAKANAYVVIGCNEMDPRRGVHTIYNTLLFLDRSGKVLGRHRKTMPTFVERAVWGNGDGSDLVTYETDIGRIGGLICGEHLMTLIRARMIEQGEDFHVAVFPGAFALHSGPKLEEADAEGTSFWGHTLTRAHALEAGAFVLSACGYLTPSDVPADFPLRATLNVDYAQGGSQIVAPLGIPLVPPTAGDTILYAECRADMIKVWKAIIDTVGHYARPDIVRLQYLGAPLRLEDLAGSALEKTPRDRLDEIAEQHGVSRQSVETALEDLTRRSA from the coding sequence ATGCGACCGAGCCAGAAGGTCCTGGGCGGCAGGGAACTAGTGAAGGTAGCGGTGGTGCAGACGCCGCCTGTGTACCTCGACCGCGAGCGCAGCGTGGAACGCGCCTGCCAGAAGATTGCGGAGGCGGCACGGCAGGGCGCCGAGCTGATCGTTTTCACTGAGACCTGGCTTGCCGGCTATCCCTACTGGGGCGAGGGCTGGGAATCCAACCTGCGGGAGTGGGTGCCCGTCCGGGTCCGCTTCTACGACAACGCGCTGCTTATCCCCAGCGAGGACACGGAGCGCCTGGGCGCAGCCGCGGCCAAAGCCAACGCATACGTCGTCATCGGATGCAATGAGATGGATCCCCGCCGCGGCGTGCACACCATCTACAACACCCTCCTATTCCTGGACCGCTCGGGGAAAGTCCTGGGACGCCATCGCAAGACCATGCCCACCTTCGTGGAGCGCGCCGTGTGGGGCAATGGCGACGGCAGCGACCTGGTCACCTATGAGACCGATATCGGCCGCATCGGAGGCCTGATCTGCGGCGAGCATCTCATGACCCTCATCCGCGCCCGCATGATCGAGCAGGGCGAGGACTTCCACGTCGCCGTTTTCCCCGGCGCGTTCGCGCTCCATAGCGGACCCAAGCTGGAAGAGGCGGACGCCGAGGGCACATCATTCTGGGGACACACGCTGACGCGGGCGCACGCACTCGAGGCCGGCGCATTTGTTCTTTCTGCCTGCGGCTACCTCACGCCTTCCGACGTCCCTGCCGACTTTCCTCTGCGCGCCACCCTGAACGTCGATTACGCGCAGGGTGGCAGCCAGATCGTCGCGCCGCTCGGCATCCCGCTGGTTCCGCCCACCGCCGGCGACACCATCCTTTACGCCGAATGCCGCGCCGACATGATCAAGGTGTGGAAAGCGATCATCGACACGGTGGGGCACTACGCCCGCCCGGACATCGTGCGTCTGCAGTATCTCGGCGCCCCGCTCCGCCTGGAGGACCTTGCGGGCAGCGCGCTTGAGAAGACTCCGCGCGATCGCCTGGACGAGATCGCAGAGCAACATGGCGTAAGCCGCCAGAGCGTCGAAACCGCACTGGAAGACCTGACCCGCCGCTCCGCTTGA
- a CDS encoding nitrilase-related carbon-nitrogen hydrolase produces the protein MVEQYMALALQPTMRGCRKRSEVITNLKHISDLIDASVWLSAIDLPVRLIAIPEGSLQGFTDEVFDWDHRKYVQEMALDIPGEETEFLGRKARQHDAYIIAQAKVKHPEFPERFFNCAFIIDPRGNVIHKHYKLQVFAREHSTVPHDVWDRWVELYGENLDAFYPVCDTEIGRIGTIICMEGSYPETARGLAMNGAEIIYRPSYPEPYVANGLWEIQNRARALDNTCYVIAPNVACYYLTQESETAIDTFGGASMIVDYQGRIVSEHKYGSGSSYAGGIIDIEALRQYRTRSLWGNWMKDLRTEQYRLIYDQPVYPKNLCLDEPPRRHAANDEIVRRQIERMVERGTWRRPTPKATEPTEKTEEPMPEKILTRG, from the coding sequence ATGGTAGAGCAATACATGGCCCTGGCCCTGCAGCCGACCATGCGGGGTTGCAGGAAGCGCTCCGAAGTCATCACCAACCTGAAGCACATTTCCGATCTGATTGACGCGTCGGTATGGCTGAGCGCCATAGATCTCCCGGTGCGGTTGATCGCCATCCCGGAGGGCTCTCTGCAGGGTTTCACCGACGAGGTCTTCGACTGGGACCATCGCAAGTACGTGCAGGAGATGGCGCTCGACATTCCGGGGGAGGAGACGGAATTCCTGGGCCGCAAGGCGCGGCAGCATGACGCTTACATCATCGCCCAGGCCAAAGTGAAGCATCCGGAGTTTCCGGAGCGCTTCTTCAACTGCGCGTTCATCATCGACCCGCGCGGCAACGTGATCCACAAGCACTACAAGCTGCAGGTGTTCGCGCGCGAGCACTCCACCGTGCCGCATGACGTGTGGGACCGCTGGGTGGAACTCTACGGGGAGAACCTGGACGCGTTCTACCCAGTCTGCGACACCGAGATCGGTCGCATCGGAACCATCATCTGCATGGAAGGCTCGTATCCGGAGACGGCGCGCGGCCTGGCCATGAACGGCGCCGAGATCATCTACCGGCCCAGCTATCCCGAGCCCTACGTGGCCAACGGCCTGTGGGAGATCCAGAACCGCGCCCGCGCGCTGGACAATACCTGCTATGTGATCGCTCCTAACGTCGCCTGCTACTACCTGACCCAGGAGTCGGAGACGGCCATCGACACCTTCGGCGGCGCGTCCATGATCGTCGACTACCAGGGCCGGATCGTGTCCGAACACAAGTACGGCTCGGGTTCCTCCTATGCCGGAGGGATCATCGACATCGAGGCCCTGCGCCAGTACCGTACACGGTCCCTGTGGGGCAACTGGATGAAGGACCTGCGCACCGAGCAATACCGGCTGATCTACGACCAGCCGGTCTATCCGAAGAACCTGTGTCTCGATGAGCCTCCGCGCCGGCACGCGGCGAACGACGAGATCGTCCGCCGGCAGATCGAGCGTATGGTCGAGCGCGGGACGTGGCGGCGTCCCACCCCGAAGGCAACGGAGCCAACCGAGAAGACCGAGGAGCCGATGCCGGAGAAAATCCTGACTCGGGGGTAG
- a CDS encoding styrene monooxygenase/indole monooxygenase family protein — MRKIAIVGAGQSGLQLALGLQQRDYDVTVVSNRTPEQIRAGRVTSSQFMFHDSLQNERDLGINFWEKQCPITEGIAFSIPGPDGSRALFWEARLDHYGQSVDQRVKFAGWMEEFARRGGRVLIEDAGPEHLDEYARTHDLVLVAAGKGEIARMFERDDSRSPYSTPMRALALTYVKNMVPRTPYTAVAFSLIPGVGEYFVFPALTLNGECEIMVFEGVVGGPMDCWQDVKTPQQHLARSREILAKFLPWEAERCRNIELTDEMGILVGRFAPTVRKPICKLPGGGLALGMADVVVLNDPITGQGSNTASKAAKVYMDRILERGSKPFDAAWMQGTFDAFWDYAQWVVRWTNSLLVPPEPQILQLMGAASQIPALASRIANGFNNPPDYSPWWFSAAEADLLIQRLQKEASVA, encoded by the coding sequence ATGAGGAAGATTGCCATTGTCGGCGCTGGACAGTCCGGCCTGCAGTTGGCGCTGGGACTCCAGCAGCGCGACTACGACGTCACCGTGGTTTCGAACCGGACGCCCGAGCAGATCCGTGCCGGCCGCGTGACCTCCAGCCAGTTCATGTTCCACGATTCGCTGCAGAACGAACGCGACCTCGGCATCAACTTCTGGGAAAAACAATGTCCCATCACGGAAGGGATTGCCTTTTCCATTCCCGGCCCCGATGGCAGCCGCGCTCTGTTCTGGGAAGCCCGGCTCGACCATTACGGCCAGTCCGTCGACCAGCGCGTGAAGTTCGCAGGATGGATGGAAGAGTTTGCCCGTCGCGGCGGCAGGGTGCTGATCGAGGACGCCGGCCCCGAACACCTGGACGAATATGCCCGTACCCACGACCTTGTACTGGTGGCCGCCGGTAAGGGAGAGATCGCCCGGATGTTCGAGCGCGACGACTCACGTTCCCCTTACTCCACGCCCATGCGGGCTCTGGCGCTCACATATGTAAAGAACATGGTGCCGCGCACGCCCTACACGGCGGTGGCATTCAGCCTGATCCCCGGCGTCGGCGAATATTTTGTTTTCCCCGCTCTCACGCTCAACGGCGAGTGCGAGATCATGGTGTTCGAAGGCGTGGTCGGCGGGCCCATGGACTGCTGGCAAGACGTCAAGACGCCGCAGCAGCACCTGGCCCGCAGCAGGGAGATTTTGGCGAAGTTTCTGCCCTGGGAAGCCGAGCGCTGCCGCAATATCGAGCTCACCGACGAAATGGGAATCCTGGTGGGTCGCTTCGCCCCAACCGTTCGCAAGCCCATCTGCAAGCTACCCGGCGGTGGCCTGGCGCTTGGGATGGCGGATGTCGTGGTGCTCAACGACCCTATCACCGGCCAGGGCTCGAACACCGCCAGCAAGGCGGCCAAGGTGTACATGGATCGCATCCTGGAGCGCGGCTCGAAGCCGTTCGATGCCGCCTGGATGCAGGGCACTTTCGATGCCTTCTGGGATTACGCGCAGTGGGTGGTGCGCTGGACGAACTCACTGCTGGTGCCGCCGGAGCCCCAGATCCTGCAACTGATGGGCGCCGCCAGCCAGATTCCCGCCCTGGCCAGCCGCATTGCCAACGGGTTTAACAACCCGCCGGATTACAGCCCATGGTGGTTCAGTGCTGCGGAAGCTGATTTGCTCATCCAGCGGCTGCAGAAGGAGGCCTCAGTCGCCTAG
- a CDS encoding styrene monooxygenase/indole monooxygenase family protein gives MKRIAIIGAGQSGLQLGLGLLASGYQVTLYSGRSAAEIHDGPVMSSQCMFDSALEAERALGLNFWEEKCPRVEGMGFAVPDGLGGKVVDWAARLDDYAQSVDLRLKVSHWMTEFERRGGELHIKEADLDDLEHCARDHDLVIVAAGKGAIGQLFERDAERSPYDKPQRALALTYVRNMVPRQPFSLVSFNLIPQVGEYFAFPALTTSGSCDIMTFEGVVGGPMDCWHDVQTPEQHLARSKQILERWLPWEAERCREIELTDPNGVLTGRFAPVVRKPVARLPSGRYVLGMADTVVLNDPITGQGSNNAAKCAESYLESILERGQRPPDPEWMQQTFDRYWTGYAKWVTEWTNLMLNPPAHVMKILAACGRITAVARAFVNGFDDPRTFFPWFMEAAEAEKFIQQEAKAVADRFDRRDYRRALGQFATGVTVVTACTPDGRRVGITVNSFSSVSLDPPLILWSVARNAGSFQDFCSATHFAVNVLEARQHHLSRQFSTPMADKFAGVECSEGRAGCPLLSGAVAYFVCRKVRQYDGGDHVILLGEVEEYKYQEGEPLVFHSGRYRVATRHPDIPD, from the coding sequence ATGAAACGCATCGCCATCATTGGCGCCGGCCAGTCCGGCCTGCAGTTGGGCCTCGGCCTGCTGGCCAGCGGCTATCAGGTCACCCTCTATTCCGGCCGCTCGGCGGCGGAAATCCACGACGGGCCGGTCATGTCCAGCCAGTGCATGTTCGATTCCGCCCTGGAAGCCGAGCGCGCCCTGGGCCTGAACTTCTGGGAGGAGAAGTGTCCCCGCGTGGAGGGTATGGGATTCGCCGTGCCCGACGGCCTGGGCGGCAAGGTAGTCGATTGGGCCGCACGGCTGGATGATTACGCCCAGTCCGTGGACCTGCGCCTGAAGGTGTCGCACTGGATGACCGAGTTCGAGCGCCGCGGCGGCGAACTGCACATCAAGGAAGCCGACCTCGACGACTTGGAACACTGTGCGCGCGATCACGACCTGGTGATCGTGGCCGCCGGCAAGGGCGCCATCGGGCAACTTTTCGAACGCGACGCCGAGCGCTCCCCGTATGACAAGCCGCAGCGCGCTCTGGCGCTCACCTATGTGCGCAACATGGTTCCGCGCCAGCCCTTCAGCCTGGTTTCCTTCAACCTGATCCCGCAGGTCGGCGAGTACTTCGCGTTTCCCGCTCTTACCACCAGCGGATCCTGCGACATCATGACCTTCGAGGGCGTGGTCGGCGGGCCGATGGATTGTTGGCACGACGTCCAGACACCGGAGCAGCACCTAGCCCGCAGCAAGCAGATCCTGGAACGCTGGCTTCCCTGGGAAGCGGAGCGCTGCCGGGAGATCGAACTCACGGACCCGAACGGCGTCCTGACCGGCCGCTTTGCGCCCGTAGTTCGCAAGCCGGTGGCCAGGCTTCCTTCCGGGCGCTACGTGCTGGGCATGGCGGACACCGTGGTGTTGAACGATCCCATCACGGGGCAAGGCTCGAACAACGCCGCCAAGTGCGCGGAATCCTATCTGGAGAGCATCCTGGAACGCGGCCAGCGCCCGCCCGATCCCGAGTGGATGCAGCAGACCTTCGACCGCTACTGGACGGGTTACGCAAAGTGGGTAACCGAGTGGACCAACCTCATGCTGAATCCACCGGCGCACGTGATGAAGATCCTGGCGGCCTGCGGCAGGATCACGGCGGTGGCGCGGGCGTTCGTGAACGGCTTCGACGATCCGCGGACTTTCTTTCCCTGGTTTATGGAAGCCGCGGAAGCGGAGAAATTCATTCAGCAGGAAGCCAAGGCGGTGGCCGACCGCTTCGATCGGCGCGATTACCGGCGAGCTCTGGGCCAGTTCGCCACCGGAGTCACCGTGGTCACAGCCTGCACGCCGGACGGCCGCCGCGTGGGCATTACCGTGAACTCGTTTTCTTCGGTCTCGCTCGACCCGCCGCTCATCTTGTGGAGCGTGGCACGGAATGCGGGCAGCTTCCAGGATTTCTGCAGTGCGACCCACTTCGCGGTCAACGTGCTCGAGGCGCGTCAGCATCATCTTTCCCGCCAGTTCTCCACCCCGATGGCCGACAAGTTCGCCGGCGTGGAGTGCTCGGAAGGCAGGGCGGGCTGTCCGCTGCTGAGCGGCGCGGTGGCCTACTTCGTCTGCCGCAAAGTGAGGCAGTATGACGGCGGCGACCACGTCATCCTGCTGGGCGAGGTGGAGGAATACAAGTACCAGGAAGGCGAACCGCTGGTGTTTCACTCCGGCCGGTATCGCGTGGCAACCCGCCACCCTGATATTCCAGATTAG
- a CDS encoding TonB-dependent receptor, with the protein MTSGPRNTHRAAAALALAVCLCLFASAAKAQTLASASISVQDQTGAMIPQAKIILKSTATGLQREATADSHGFAQIVNLPPGEYELRVEAERFKPAARTLRLEVGQSASIAMTMFVETAQEVTVSATEEGVSTYKAEVSEVLTERQIHNLPIKGRNFIDFVMLTPEVTLGNSTSVGSQAPFTEQTPKLSFGGVRETHSVFISLDGVDYTTGLSGLQRASPAQDWVQEFRVVSGSYESDVGRTLGGIVNTVTKSGTNNFHGGIYEFFRNGALNANNPLATSNVLRLNQFGANLGGPIAKEKTFFFTGYEGQRRGQSPIYSSFILATIDPNPATCPVLPPPGTFNPACISINGTKNFFGLQPENLASVLIVNDYDKFIGKVDHQFSGSTMLTTRYLFSDERNEDTPGAPPGLGLPSSFRSNPIRDQSVAANLIHTFSPQVAGDTVVQFARRTFHLDPVGAGREPFMALVNLAQSGGPVGSFTFYRENRLQVGQNVTYTFGNHTLKFGGEFHNIWNTTKSPMFTPGVAAFCPDSYFGTPNVFGCGDFSALGPTALVFYFGMPRSLWGQPLIPRGTDWESSLLPPTMFDEFDAASSADFTRQVYALYIQDKWRIGSRLTLTFGLRYDNETRPFHERDWYQPDRNNFQPRVGFAYSPDEKTVIRGGFGIYTGPFNWSELVGTTTAFGPVNGYMNNPFVGAFVNPTETLVGLAFFGPVGVVPGPFTAGVAFANFTATGTYPDPSQLIGFSHGFTTRDFPNPYAENASLQIERQLGKDVQISAGYSFIHALKIHYCGCQTNVRPDGFLPNGKQRLALADPNFGFAFLDEPAGYSIYHAGFITVNKRFSHHFNFTANYTWSKSIDNQTTIQYATGAENYLRKDLERAVSDNHVAHRFVLTGLADSPFRHWLAKNWTLGLTTTLQTPRYQAVQVGFDVNGDGFPFTDRVGLLGRNTYQGDVFHNIDLRVQRDIPFTVSNSEAHLNFSFEVFNLFNRANVLDVNNIYGAPDLIGPEPRRYGDGVVGANPGFGQPRSIADARQLQFSVRLTF; encoded by the coding sequence ATGACAAGTGGACCCAGAAATACACATCGCGCGGCGGCCGCACTGGCTCTCGCGGTTTGCTTGTGCCTGTTCGCCTCTGCAGCCAAGGCGCAGACGCTGGCCAGCGCTTCCATTTCCGTCCAGGATCAGACCGGGGCGATGATTCCCCAGGCGAAGATCATCCTGAAGAGCACCGCAACCGGGTTGCAGCGCGAAGCGACAGCCGACTCGCACGGGTTCGCCCAGATCGTCAATCTGCCGCCGGGAGAGTACGAACTGCGGGTCGAGGCTGAGCGCTTCAAGCCGGCGGCCCGAACTCTTCGTCTCGAAGTCGGTCAAAGCGCTTCCATTGCTATGACCATGTTCGTGGAAACGGCACAGGAAGTCACCGTTTCGGCGACGGAGGAAGGCGTCAGCACCTACAAGGCCGAAGTGAGCGAGGTGCTAACGGAACGACAGATCCACAACCTGCCCATCAAGGGACGCAACTTCATCGACTTCGTGATGCTCACGCCCGAAGTCACCTTGGGCAACAGCACCTCGGTGGGAAGCCAGGCGCCGTTCACCGAGCAGACCCCCAAGTTGAGCTTCGGCGGCGTGCGCGAGACTCACTCCGTGTTCATTTCCCTGGACGGCGTGGACTACACCACCGGCCTTTCCGGCCTGCAGCGCGCCTCACCCGCGCAGGATTGGGTGCAGGAGTTTCGCGTGGTCAGCGGGAGCTACGAATCCGACGTCGGCCGCACTCTGGGCGGCATCGTCAACACCGTGACCAAGTCCGGCACCAACAACTTTCACGGCGGCATCTACGAATTCTTCCGCAACGGCGCTCTGAACGCCAATAACCCCCTGGCTACGTCGAACGTGCTGCGGCTGAACCAGTTTGGCGCAAACCTGGGCGGGCCGATCGCAAAGGAGAAGACCTTCTTCTTCACCGGATACGAAGGACAACGCCGCGGGCAGTCGCCCATCTATTCGAGCTTCATCCTGGCCACGATTGACCCGAACCCGGCCACATGCCCGGTTCTGCCCCCGCCCGGGACGTTCAATCCGGCATGCATCAGCATTAACGGCACGAAAAACTTCTTCGGGCTGCAGCCGGAGAACCTGGCTTCGGTCCTGATCGTGAACGATTACGACAAGTTCATCGGCAAGGTGGACCACCAGTTCTCGGGCAGCACCATGCTGACCACGCGCTACCTGTTCTCCGACGAGCGCAACGAGGACACCCCCGGGGCTCCGCCGGGACTGGGATTACCGAGCAGCTTCCGCTCCAATCCCATTCGTGATCAGTCGGTCGCGGCCAACCTCATCCACACCTTCTCGCCTCAGGTTGCCGGGGACACGGTGGTCCAGTTTGCGCGTCGCACCTTCCATCTCGATCCCGTAGGAGCCGGCCGGGAGCCGTTCATGGCGCTGGTCAATCTGGCGCAGTCCGGCGGCCCGGTAGGCAGTTTCACGTTCTACCGCGAGAACCGCTTGCAGGTGGGACAGAACGTCACTTACACGTTCGGTAACCACACGCTCAAGTTCGGCGGCGAGTTCCACAACATCTGGAACACCACCAAGTCGCCGATGTTCACGCCCGGGGTGGCCGCGTTCTGCCCGGACAGCTACTTCGGCACGCCCAACGTGTTCGGCTGCGGCGACTTCTCAGCGCTGGGGCCGACCGCCCTGGTGTTCTACTTCGGCATGCCCCGCTCGCTCTGGGGCCAGCCGCTGATCCCCCGCGGCACCGACTGGGAATCCAGCCTGCTGCCGCCCACCATGTTCGATGAGTTCGACGCCGCCTCCTCCGCCGACTTCACCCGGCAGGTGTATGCCCTGTACATCCAGGACAAGTGGCGCATCGGCTCGCGACTGACGCTGACGTTTGGGCTGCGCTATGACAATGAAACCCGGCCCTTCCACGAGCGCGACTGGTACCAGCCCGACCGCAACAACTTCCAGCCCCGGGTCGGCTTCGCGTATTCCCCGGATGAGAAGACCGTCATTCGCGGCGGCTTCGGCATCTACACCGGTCCCTTCAACTGGAGCGAGCTGGTAGGGACGACCACCGCCTTCGGTCCGGTAAACGGCTACATGAACAATCCCTTCGTGGGGGCCTTTGTGAATCCGACCGAAACCCTGGTGGGCCTGGCCTTCTTTGGCCCGGTCGGCGTGGTGCCCGGACCCTTTACCGCAGGCGTGGCCTTTGCGAACTTCACGGCCACGGGCACATACCCCGATCCCTCGCAACTCATCGGATTCTCGCACGGGTTCACCACCCGCGATTTCCCCAATCCCTACGCGGAGAACGCCAGCCTGCAGATCGAACGGCAGCTGGGCAAGGACGTGCAGATTTCGGCGGGCTACTCCTTCATCCACGCCCTCAAGATCCACTACTGTGGGTGCCAGACCAACGTCCGCCCCGACGGCTTCCTGCCCAACGGCAAACAAAGGCTGGCGCTCGCCGATCCCAACTTCGGCTTCGCTTTCCTGGACGAACCGGCCGGCTACTCCATCTATCACGCCGGGTTCATCACCGTGAACAAGCGCTTCAGCCACCACTTCAACTTCACCGCCAACTACACCTGGTCCAAGTCGATCGACAATCAGACCACCATCCAGTACGCCACCGGGGCCGAGAATTACCTGCGCAAGGATCTGGAGCGTGCGGTTTCCGACAATCACGTGGCGCACCGCTTCGTCCTTACCGGACTGGCGGATTCACCCTTCCGTCACTGGCTGGCAAAGAACTGGACCTTGGGGCTCACGACGACCCTTCAGACACCGCGCTACCAGGCGGTCCAGGTCGGCTTTGACGTCAATGGTGACGGCTTCCCGTTCACCGATCGCGTCGGCCTGCTGGGACGCAACACGTACCAGGGCGACGTGTTCCACAACATCGACCTGCGCGTGCAGCGCGACATCCCCTTCACCGTCTCGAACAGCGAAGCACACCTGAACTTCAGCTTCGAGGTCTTCAACCTCTTCAACCGGGCGAACGTCCTGGACGTGAACAACATTTACGGCGCGCCAGACCTGATCGGGCCGGAACCGCGCCGGTACGGCGACGGCGTGGTCGGTGCTAACCCTGGCTTCGGGCAGCCTCGCAGCATTGCCGATGCCCGGCAGTTGCAGTTTTCCGTTCGGCTGACGTTTTAG
- a CDS encoding styrene monooxygenase/indole monooxygenase family protein, with protein MRKVAIIGAGQAGLLIAHALRRHGYDVSLFSDKTPDDFLNRSRPTGTAARFDMSLEWERELGMNHWDHLAPKGEGVHLTFVPGALGNVLLTLMGRLTRPFLAIDLRLQSARWIEDLKKIGGKVTVEDVTIPRLEEIAAAHDLTIVAAGRGPVMKLFARDERRSTYTKPPRFLAMVNVVGIPMYRDYCPFLPVKFNFFGRYGECFWVPWFHKDGHQAWSCVFEAKEGGPMDQFRGAKTGAEALAIAKKVTREMVTWDAEWLKNAELADENSWLVGSFVPEVRKVVGVLPSGRAVIAVGDTAHSLDPIGGQGANNGNKMARNLVQCILERQDQPFDVPWMESTFERFWARHRFIDLFNNTLLEPLTDPGKELLIAQYGSSGLLDDASGCQAIANAFVENFNDPAYITEAFHDMAEVRALIRRLTGRHWLWSALRGRTKIAVAQARQAMGLPSGHPGTEPVPPGRRFWETGNEPQAPQAAAGA; from the coding sequence ATGAGAAAGGTAGCCATCATTGGAGCCGGTCAGGCGGGCCTGCTGATTGCGCACGCGCTGCGACGGCACGGGTATGACGTCAGCCTCTTCTCCGACAAGACCCCGGACGACTTCCTGAATCGCAGCCGGCCCACGGGCACGGCGGCGCGTTTCGATATGTCGCTGGAGTGGGAGCGTGAGCTCGGCATGAACCACTGGGACCACCTGGCGCCCAAAGGCGAAGGCGTGCACCTGACGTTCGTTCCCGGCGCGCTGGGCAACGTGCTGCTCACGCTGATGGGACGGCTGACCCGTCCTTTCCTCGCCATCGACCTGCGCTTGCAGAGCGCGCGCTGGATCGAGGACCTGAAGAAGATCGGCGGCAAGGTGACGGTCGAGGACGTGACTATCCCCCGCCTGGAGGAGATTGCCGCTGCGCACGACCTGACTATCGTGGCCGCCGGCCGCGGCCCGGTCATGAAGCTGTTTGCGCGCGACGAGCGCCGCAGCACCTACACCAAGCCGCCGCGGTTCCTCGCCATGGTCAACGTGGTCGGCATCCCCATGTACCGTGACTATTGTCCGTTCCTGCCGGTGAAGTTCAACTTCTTCGGACGATACGGCGAGTGCTTCTGGGTCCCCTGGTTCCACAAGGACGGCCATCAGGCCTGGAGCTGTGTGTTCGAAGCCAAAGAGGGCGGTCCCATGGACCAGTTTCGCGGCGCCAAGACCGGCGCCGAAGCTCTGGCCATTGCCAAGAAAGTTACGCGCGAGATGGTGACCTGGGACGCGGAGTGGCTCAAGAACGCCGAGCTGGCCGATGAGAACTCTTGGCTGGTAGGAAGCTTCGTGCCCGAAGTGCGCAAGGTCGTGGGCGTCCTGCCCTCCGGCCGTGCCGTGATTGCGGTGGGCGACACGGCGCACTCGCTCGACCCCATTGGCGGGCAGGGCGCCAACAACGGCAACAAGATGGCGCGCAACCTGGTGCAGTGCATCCTGGAGCGCCAGGACCAACCCTTCGACGTGCCCTGGATGGAGAGCACCTTCGAGCGCTTCTGGGCGCGGCACCGCTTCATCGACTTGTTCAACAACACGCTGCTCGAACCGCTGACCGACCCCGGCAAGGAGCTGCTGATCGCTCAGTATGGTTCCAGTGGGCTGCTCGACGATGCCAGTGGCTGTCAGGCCATCGCCAATGCCTTCGTCGAGAACTTTAATGACCCCGCTTACATCACCGAAGCCTTTCACGACATGGCCGAGGTGCGCGCGCTGATCCGGAGGCTCACCGGCCGGCACTGGCTGTGGTCGGCCCTGCGGGGAAGGACTAAGATTGCCGTCGCGCAGGCGCGCCAGGCCATGGGACTGCCTTCCGGACATCCCGGCACCGAGCCGGTGCCGCCGGGACGTCGCTTCTGGGAGACCGGGAACGAACCGCAGGCGCCGCAAGCGGCCGCTGGCGCCTGA
- a CDS encoding LLM class flavin-dependent oxidoreductase, which translates to MGSNGLGVFLEALPLGEVRRFARLADACGWQNAWFPEITFGDAFVPAAAAALETSRLCLATGVVGIWSRSPVAMALTAASLSQLCPGRMILGLGLQARSYVEDWHGARYAKTLTAMREYVTILRRILGGESVTFEGEVFRVRNFQLQVLPPDPPVPIYLAAIGPKMAHLAGEMADGILGYFYSLPYLSNVVVPNIRAGAARAGRSLDHFDIACGLPAIVSRDDRALEQIKGQVLMFATAGGSSPYYAESFVQAGYGNQVRQIQDLAARGELKRALRVVTDDMAAAFTLAGTPEYVRRRIAEYRAAGATTVVLNPSPPDVYFPLFQGHFPDGAEMPPFSFPAYLKVIGDAIELMGGESPGR; encoded by the coding sequence GTGGGATCGAACGGACTGGGAGTTTTCCTGGAGGCTCTGCCCCTGGGCGAGGTCCGGCGTTTTGCCCGCCTCGCCGATGCGTGCGGCTGGCAGAACGCGTGGTTTCCGGAAATCACGTTCGGCGACGCCTTCGTGCCGGCTGCTGCAGCGGCGCTGGAAACCAGTCGCCTCTGCCTCGCGACCGGCGTCGTCGGTATCTGGAGCCGTTCTCCCGTCGCCATGGCCTTGACGGCGGCGAGCCTCAGCCAGCTCTGCCCCGGACGCATGATTCTGGGGCTGGGATTGCAAGCCCGCTCTTACGTCGAGGACTGGCATGGCGCCCGCTACGCCAAGACCCTTACGGCCATGCGCGAATATGTGACCATCCTGCGGCGTATCCTCGGGGGGGAATCTGTCACCTTCGAAGGCGAGGTGTTCCGGGTCAGGAACTTCCAGCTCCAGGTGCTGCCTCCCGACCCGCCCGTCCCCATTTACCTGGCCGCCATCGGGCCCAAGATGGCCCACCTGGCAGGCGAGATGGCCGATGGCATCCTGGGTTATTTCTATTCGCTGCCGTACCTGAGTAACGTGGTGGTGCCGAATATCCGTGCGGGCGCGGCGCGGGCCGGACGTTCACTCGACCATTTCGATATTGCCTGCGGCCTGCCCGCCATCGTCAGCCGCGACGACCGCGCTCTCGAGCAGATCAAGGGACAGGTGCTGATGTTCGCCACCGCCGGCGGCTCTTCACCTTATTACGCCGAGAGCTTTGTGCAGGCCGGTTACGGCAACCAGGTCCGCCAGATCCAGGACCTCGCCGCCCGCGGCGAACTGAAGCGAGCGCTGCGCGTCGTAACCGACGACATGGCCGCGGCCTTCACCCTGGCAGGCACGCCGGAGTACGTGCGTCGACGCATTGCCGAGTATCGCGCCGCCGGCGCGACCACGGTGGTGCTTAATCCTTCTCCGCCGGACGTCTATTTCCCGCTTTTTCAGGGACACTTCCCGGATGGCGCGGAAATGCCGCCGTTCTCTTTTCCGGCTTACCTGAAAGTGATCGGCGACGCGATTGAGCTGATGGGAGGTGAATCACCGGGGCGATGA